AGCACAGGTTATTAATCACATACAACTAAAAATGATAAGCAAATGTAACACAAAGGTGACCAATCGGTGTTGTTTTGTTTTTTAATAGTGATCGCATCTTGATAATAAATAGCATTCGCCCCGCCCTGACAGTAAAATAAACGCCTTATTCAGGGAGAATTCAATGACCACATCCACACCGCAATCACTATCTAACTTGCCGAAAAGTACCTTATTCGTTTTGTATTTCATCATCTTTTTAGGCTCGGCAGGCTTTTTCATTACCATTCCAGCGTATGTGAATTTATTCTTAACCGATCATTCGTTAGCGATTGCACAAGCCATGCCATTGGAAGAACGCCGAACCTTATTTGGTACCGTGATGTCAGCAGCGCCTTTTATTTCTATGTTCTTTACGCCGTTTATTGCCCGCTTTGCCGACCGTTACAGCCGTAAAACCGTTGCGGCAATATGTTTGATTGTGGCGGCGATTGGTTTTGTTATGCCAATTTACGCCATCATTGTCGGCTCGATTGCATTGCTATTTGCGGGCAATATGATCAACAGTTTAGGTTCAGCCAGTCAGCCGATTGCGCAAGCGATTTTAGCCGACAACAGCGAAGGCAAAACCAAAACCACCTTGATGAGTTTAGTGGCGGTCGTGATGACAGCTGCCATGTCATTTGGCCCGGCATTAGGCAGTAAGTTATCGGCAATGTATGGCCCACAAGCGCCATTTTATGCCTGCTTATTGATTGCAGTCGTGTGCTTTGTTTTACTGCATTTGGTGCGCCTACCTAAACAAACGCCGATTCAGCATGAAAATGTTTTATCCATTGGTGCACCTTTAGCTCGTAGCCAAAAAGGTTTACTGCCATGTTTGGCGATTGTGTTCTTATGCCAAGTCAGCTGGAGCCTGTATTTCCAAAACATCAACTTTATCTTGCCGCAA
The Vibrio gangliei genome window above contains:
- a CDS encoding MFS transporter, translating into MTTSTPQSLSNLPKSTLFVLYFIIFLGSAGFFITIPAYVNLFLTDHSLAIAQAMPLEERRTLFGTVMSAAPFISMFFTPFIARFADRYSRKTVAAICLIVAAIGFVMPIYAIIVGSIALLFAGNMINSLGSASQPIAQAILADNSEGKTKTTLMSLVAVVMTAAMSFGPALGSKLSAMYGPQAPFYACLLIAVVCFVLLHLVRLPKQTPIQHENVLSIGAPLARSQKGLLPCLAIVFLCQVSWSLYFQNINFILPQKWQLSVEGEFYQYFMLTIGIVMMASLLFVPRLILAKFSLTRALRVVLSGAAIGMLLLAFTPTPVTHVIAMIVTSVLVASSFPLYITALSDRASNQDQGWAMALSSAMVGLAWTLTGYLTAIMVNVNLILPTLVAAVGYVLAVLLVPRNQTKVMTDNNGNIEANA